TGCGATGGGACTCGGTTATGGATTGCTGGAAGAATTCGATTTCGAAGACGGGATTCCCAAGCAACTCAATTTTGACGAGTATTTGATTCCCACATCCATGGATGTTCCTCCTATCAAAGCAGTTATTGTTGAGAACGAGGATGCCGCCGGTCCCTTTGGCGCAAAATCCATCGGCGAGCCGGCAAACGAAATTGCTGCACCCGCGATTGTCAATGCAATCTACAACGCAACAAGAATCCGTGTGTATGAGTTGCCAGCGAACCTTGA
The sequence above is a segment of the Bacteroidota bacterium genome. Coding sequences within it:
- a CDS encoding xanthine dehydrogenase family protein molybdopterin-binding subunit, with protein sequence AMGLGYGLLEEFDFEDGIPKQLNFDEYLIPTSMDVPPIKAVIVENEDAAGPFGAKSIGEPANEIAAPAIVNAIYNATRIRVYELPANLERVLLGHKLTRKGERGSAKKAAEETWTEASCKIRHEVKNE